The following are encoded in a window of Candidatus Campbellbacteria bacterium genomic DNA:
- a CDS encoding GerMN domain-containing protein, translated as MNKIITIIIGIVAIALLVFVIANLSQDTDTPVNGVNNSEEQEDSVVDNDTDDPEDEDESLSDSVDIFLVDVEAAVEGEGIGCGDEMVAISRDIEPTAGVLRAALGELFSITGDEYEGYYNALDNSDLGVESASVKDGVATVYIEGDVSVGGVCDDPRFEEQIRQTVLQFSTVESAEIFVNGTPLGEIFDSQGSN; from the coding sequence ATGAATAAAATAATTACAATCATTATAGGAATAGTGGCAATCGCGCTTCTAGTGTTTGTTATAGCTAATTTGAGCCAAGACACAGACACGCCGGTAAATGGTGTTAACAATTCCGAAGAACAAGAAGATAGCGTGGTAGATAACGACACGGACGACCCGGAGGACGAAGATGAGAGTTTGTCAGACTCTGTAGATATCTTTTTGGTTGACGTTGAAGCGGCAGTTGAAGGCGAAGGAATTGGTTGTGGTGACGAGATGGTCGCAATTAGTCGTGACATAGAGCCTACAGCCGGAGTGCTAAGAGCAGCTTTGGGCGAATTGTTTTCAATTACAGGAGATGAGTATGAAGGATACTATAATGCGCTTGATAATTCCGATTTGGGCGTTGAAAGCGCGTCAGTTAAAGACGGAGTCGCTACTGTGTATATAGAAGGCGATGTAAGTGTGGGTGGAGTTTGTGACGATCCTCGTTTTGAAGAACAGATCAGACAAACCGTACTTCAATTTTCTACTGTAGAAAGCGCTGAGATATTTGTAAACGGTACTCCTCTTGGCGAGATATTTGACTCGCAGGGCTCTAACTAG
- the secF gene encoding protein translocase subunit SecF, whose protein sequence is MFIARNRKIFLGIGLTLVVLSLLSVLIFGLRFSVEFTGGSIIEVSVEGNEVEKETITEAVSENLPEDRAMVQEFGDSGFVIRTPFLDEDIHAGVTNALTSIEGVTIDRESSVGPTIGSELRQKSIIAISIVVVLIVLFVAFAFRHVSKPISSWMYGGATIATLIHDITVTTGVFTILGVVAGAEVDSLFVVALLTILGYSVNDTIVVFDRIRENLRRNEEKNNEEDFETTIGHSIDQTITRSINTSLTTSLALLSLYVFGGSTTQIFALTLLVGVIAGTYSSIFFASPLLITIERWRYNRKQK, encoded by the coding sequence ATGTTTATAGCACGCAACAGAAAAATTTTTCTAGGAATTGGCCTTACACTGGTAGTCCTTTCATTGCTTTCCGTTTTGATCTTTGGATTGAGATTTAGCGTTGAATTTACAGGTGGTTCTATAATAGAAGTATCGGTGGAGGGTAATGAGGTAGAAAAGGAGACGATAACGGAGGCTGTCTCGGAGAATTTGCCTGAAGACAGAGCGATGGTCCAAGAGTTCGGTGATAGTGGATTTGTGATTCGCACGCCTTTCTTGGACGAGGATATACACGCGGGCGTTACGAACGCTCTTACATCGATTGAGGGAGTTACTATCGACAGAGAAAGTTCGGTTGGTCCGACTATCGGGTCTGAATTACGGCAAAAATCTATAATTGCGATAAGTATAGTGGTTGTGCTTATTGTTCTGTTCGTGGCTTTTGCCTTCCGGCATGTCTCAAAACCTATTTCGTCTTGGATGTACGGAGGTGCTACAATAGCCACCTTAATTCATGACATAACAGTCACGACCGGTGTGTTTACTATACTTGGTGTGGTGGCTGGCGCCGAAGTAGATTCGCTTTTTGTGGTAGCGCTTTTGACTATTTTGGGTTACTCGGTAAACGATACGATCGTTGTCTTTGATCGCATTAGGGAAAACTTGCGTCGAAATGAAGAGAAGAATAACGAGGAAGACTTTGAAACAACGATCGGACATTCAATAGACCAGACGATCACTCGTTCGATAAATACTTCTCTTACTACGAGCTTGGCGCTTCTATCCCTTTATGTATTTGGCGGCTCAACCACACAAATTTTTGCACTTACCCTTTTGGTTGGTGTAATAGCCGGGACCTATTCTTCTATCTTTTTTGCCAGTCCGCTATTGATAACGATCGAAAGATGGCGTTACAATCGTAAGCAGAAATAA
- a CDS encoding SecD/SecF family protein translocase subunit, producing the protein MVSTNSVGPILGQQVLDDGVSAGIIGFALILGFMIVWYRLPGIVAAVALVFYTLVMLSLFKLIPVTLTASGIAAFILSVGMAVDANVIIFERIKEELQSGKGSLGAIQDGFDRAWPAVRDANLSSLISAVVLFYFGSSIVQGFALVFGIGVLVSMISALGSYKDIPLRRFFRKAQRV; encoded by the coding sequence TTGGTTTCTACTAATTCCGTGGGGCCAATTCTCGGCCAACAGGTTCTGGATGACGGAGTTTCCGCGGGTATTATAGGGTTTGCTCTGATACTCGGATTTATGATCGTGTGGTATAGGTTACCCGGGATAGTAGCGGCGGTTGCTCTTGTGTTCTATACATTGGTCATGCTTTCGCTTTTCAAACTCATTCCTGTAACTTTAACCGCTTCCGGAATTGCCGCTTTCATACTTTCCGTGGGTATGGCGGTGGATGCCAACGTGATCATTTTTGAACGCATCAAAGAAGAGCTTCAGAGTGGAAAGGGGAGCTTAGGTGCGATTCAGGATGGCTTTGACAGAGCATGGCCGGCAGTTCGAGACGCTAATTTGTCTTCTTTGATCTCGGCGGTTGTGCTCTTCTACTTTGGAAGCTCGATCGTACAGGGGTTTGCTCTTGTGTTCGGTATTGGTGTTCTGGTCTCTATGATCTCAGCTCTTGGTAGTTACAAAGACATTCCTTTACGCCGTTTCTTCAGAAAAGCACAGCGAGTCTAA
- a CDS encoding phosphatase PAP2 family protein has translation MSELNIQLFLLLNTLAGKGEILDAIFLFLSEGAGLTLAIGVLLYLLYIEGRKFVYPFIAIFAPATAAFVYTQVLKRLFLTERPPLFFDEITVLFEHGGADAFPSGHAATYGALAIAALYYNKKLGGFLFAIAVLIAIARVVAGVHWPVDIIAGFIIGALFAYVYRELFHDKFLKYLRRYNKDTLSDDKTNV, from the coding sequence ATGAGTGAGCTAAATATACAACTATTCTTATTACTTAATACTCTTGCGGGGAAGGGCGAGATCCTTGACGCTATTTTTCTGTTTCTTTCTGAAGGAGCCGGATTAACGCTTGCGATCGGCGTACTGCTGTATTTGTTGTACATAGAAGGGAGAAAATTTGTCTATCCTTTTATCGCTATTTTCGCTCCGGCAACCGCGGCCTTTGTATATACGCAAGTTTTAAAAAGACTATTTCTGACAGAGCGCCCGCCGTTGTTTTTTGATGAAATAACGGTTCTATTTGAGCACGGTGGGGCGGACGCGTTTCCGTCAGGGCACGCGGCTACCTATGGAGCGCTCGCAATTGCTGCTTTGTACTACAACAAAAAATTGGGTGGCTTTTTGTTCGCCATCGCTGTTTTGATAGCAATAGCGCGGGTAGTTGCTGGAGTCCACTGGCCTGTTGATATAATTGCCGGATTTATAATCGGCGCTCTATTTGCCTACGTGTACAGAGAACTCTTTCATGACAAGTTTCTAAAATATTTAAGGAGATATAATAAGGACACCTTGTCAGACGATAAAACAAATGTATAA
- a CDS encoding bifunctional 5,10-methylene-tetrahydrofolate dehydrogenase/ 5,10-methylene-tetrahydrofolate cyclohydrolase produces the protein MTVDSDLNRLREFDLIVTGVGKAGLIDKDMVKEGVVLIDAGTSESAGEVSGDVDRQVYEKASLVTPVPGGVGPITVIKLFENVAKSIEENNKGQ, from the coding sequence TTGACAGTCGACTCGGACCTGAATCGCCTCAGAGAGTTTGATCTGATCGTTACCGGAGTCGGCAAGGCTGGTCTCATTGATAAGGATATGGTCAAAGAGGGAGTTGTATTGATAGATGCCGGGACCAGTGAGTCTGCCGGTGAAGTGTCAGGGGATGTAGATAGGCAGGTCTATGAAAAAGCTTCTTTGGTTACACCTGTGCCGGGAGGAGTCGGTCCGATAACGGTAATCAAGCTTTTTGAAAATGTTGCCAAGTCTATTGAAGAGAATAATAAAGGGCAATGA
- a CDS encoding tetrahydrofolate dehydrogenase/cyclohydrolase catalytic domain-containing protein — protein MIVDGRKIARDIESKLKKTFAAYDKEPHIDFLSFGEDPSTRSFLNIKRRVAKRIGVDLHIHELPENTIESVAEKILQSLVVGRSDGVVVQLPLPSYFNRETFLDIVPKEKDIDCLSPNALELYRKNENVFVPPVAAAVEEILSRNNIDLLDKKIAIVGYGNLVGKPVFSFAGEQRRSI, from the coding sequence ATGATAGTAGATGGTAGAAAAATCGCGCGAGATATAGAGAGTAAACTAAAGAAAACTTTCGCCGCGTACGACAAAGAACCGCACATTGATTTTCTTAGTTTTGGTGAGGATCCTTCCACCAGGTCTTTTTTGAACATCAAAAGACGAGTGGCAAAGAGAATTGGAGTTGATCTTCATATTCATGAATTACCCGAAAACACTATAGAATCAGTTGCTGAAAAGATCCTACAGTCTCTCGTAGTCGGAAGATCTGACGGGGTAGTGGTGCAGCTGCCTCTGCCTTCGTACTTTAATCGGGAAACATTTTTGGATATTGTGCCAAAGGAAAAAGATATTGACTGTCTTTCTCCGAACGCGCTCGAGCTTTACCGGAAAAATGAAAATGTGTTCGTGCCACCGGTAGCAGCAGCGGTGGAAGAGATCTTGTCGCGCAATAATATAGACCTTCTAGATAAAAAAATAGCCATTGTTGGTTATGGAAATTTGGTAGGGAAGCCAGTCTTCTCTTTTGCTGGAGAACAAAGGCGCAGCATTTGA
- the glyA gene encoding serine hydroxymethyltransferase, with product MDEIFSLIKEEEERQENTINLIASENYVSSGVREALSSVFMNKYAEGYPGKRYYQGNAVVDKIENLARERALEVFSLSSDEWSVNVQPLSGAQANLAVYSALVPLGETILALDLSHGGHLSHGHKVSLTGKLWKQEKFGVSRDTEMIDYDELKKIAVETKPKMIVAGFTAYPREVDFRKLREIADSVGAYLHADISHIAGLVVGGVHQSPFSVADTVMTTTHKTLRGPRGAIIFSSPEYAAKIDKAVFPGIQGGPHMNKIAAMAVAFTEALKPEFKTYAEDVAKNAKALADTLSERGLRLVSGGTDTHLLLVDTWQEGKGVSGDEAAEKLEVEGIVTNKNTIPFDERSPQSLPEFG from the coding sequence ATGGACGAGATTTTTTCACTTATTAAAGAAGAGGAGGAAAGGCAAGAAAATACGATCAACTTGATCGCTTCAGAGAATTACGTATCGAGTGGGGTTCGGGAAGCCCTTTCGAGCGTATTTATGAATAAATACGCGGAAGGTTATCCGGGGAAGCGATACTACCAAGGTAATGCTGTAGTTGATAAGATAGAAAACCTGGCGAGGGAGAGAGCGTTAGAGGTTTTTTCTCTTTCTTCTGATGAGTGGTCGGTGAATGTCCAGCCGCTCTCGGGCGCGCAAGCGAACCTCGCGGTTTATTCGGCGTTGGTTCCTTTGGGTGAAACTATTTTGGCCCTAGATCTTTCGCACGGAGGGCATCTTTCGCATGGACATAAGGTGAGCTTGACCGGGAAGCTTTGGAAGCAAGAGAAATTCGGAGTATCGCGAGATACAGAGATGATCGATTATGACGAGCTAAAAAAGATCGCTGTAGAGACGAAACCCAAGATGATAGTTGCCGGTTTTACCGCTTATCCGCGCGAGGTAGATTTTAGGAAGTTGCGAGAGATAGCCGATTCTGTCGGGGCTTATCTGCACGCGGACATTTCACATATTGCCGGATTGGTCGTAGGTGGTGTTCATCAATCGCCTTTTTCGGTTGCCGATACCGTGATGACCACCACCCACAAAACTCTTCGCGGTCCGCGTGGCGCGATAATATTTTCTTCTCCGGAATATGCCGCGAAAATAGACAAAGCGGTTTTCCCCGGGATCCAAGGCGGGCCTCATATGAATAAGATAGCGGCTATGGCAGTAGCCTTTACTGAAGCACTAAAGCCTGAATTCAAGACTTACGCCGAAGACGTGGCTAAAAACGCAAAGGCACTCGCGGACACGCTAAGCGAAAGAGGATTGCGTTTGGTTTCAGGAGGCACAGACACGCACCTCTTGCTCGTTGATACTTGGCAGGAAGGAAAAGGAGTTTCGGGTGATGAGGCAGCGGAGAAATTGGAGGTGGAAGGAATCGTTACGAACAAAAACACTATACCTTTTGATGAAAGAAGTCCGCAGAGCCTTCCGGAATTCGGCTGA
- a CDS encoding prepilin-type N-terminal cleavage/methylation domain-containing protein, which translates to MQNNLSSSRGFTLAELLVVIAIISVLSAIVLVNVGPARQDARDAQRQTDISQISIALKLYREHNGSYPNYDGEIDSSSTVYSALENFMEEVPTDPLNDPEHYYYYNSNHQCDPGPNGPVVFARSLESKDGNLNEVCPDGWGSQGGASTSTNPYIIMLR; encoded by the coding sequence ATGCAAAATAACTTATCAAGCTCAAGAGGGTTTACATTAGCAGAATTATTGGTTGTCATCGCCATTATAAGTGTTCTTTCGGCAATCGTACTCGTAAACGTTGGACCCGCGCGACAAGACGCCCGCGACGCCCAAAGGCAGACGGATATTTCACAGATATCTATTGCGCTGAAACTATACCGCGAACATAACGGAAGTTATCCCAACTACGATGGAGAAATAGACAGCAGCAGTACCGTCTATTCTGCCTTAGAAAACTTTATGGAAGAGGTTCCGACCGATCCCCTAAATGATCCAGAGCATTACTATTATTACAACTCCAATCACCAATGCGACCCGGGACCAAATGGACCGGTGGTGTTTGCTAGATCGCTGGAATCAAAAGACGGCAACTTGAATGAAGTGTGCCCCGACGGCTGGGGTAGCCAAGGAGGAGCTTCTACCTCAACAAATCCTTACATAATTATGCTTCGCTAG
- the rodA gene encoding rod shape-determining protein RodA, producing the protein MFRRIAKNNYDWLIFFGVIPLVAAGLVTMYSFDATSLFFTRQIIWIGVAFIVFVLVSTIDMRFLRETRFIMLLYGVVVALLLLLFILGSTFKGATSWFDLGFLAFQPSDPAKLVLILVLAKYFSRRHVEIRDFRHIFISGLYALIIFILIFLQPDFGSSIIILAIWFGMVLVSGISKKHIAILFGVGAVAFIGLWTFVLDDFQKERVESFLHPYADISGDGYNAYQSAIAVGSGELTGKGIGYGTQSRLQFLPEYESDFIFAAFTEEWGYIGALILFFFFGVVIWRIFVNAKEGATNFETFFAVGLATMFIAHFTVHVGTNIGMLPVTGLTMPFMSYGGSHLLTEFLGLGILMSMRQYRRESKEVISQPDLLEE; encoded by the coding sequence ATGTTTCGCAGGATAGCTAAAAATAACTACGACTGGCTGATATTTTTTGGTGTAATACCATTAGTAGCGGCTGGACTTGTGACAATGTACTCGTTTGACGCGACGAGTTTATTTTTTACGCGCCAAATAATCTGGATCGGCGTCGCGTTTATTGTTTTTGTCTTGGTTAGTACAATTGATATGCGTTTTTTGCGAGAGACACGCTTTATAATGCTTCTTTACGGGGTAGTTGTCGCTCTCTTATTATTGCTTTTCATTCTGGGGTCTACATTTAAGGGTGCTACGAGTTGGTTTGACTTGGGTTTTCTAGCGTTTCAGCCGTCTGATCCGGCAAAATTGGTTCTTATTTTGGTTTTAGCAAAATATTTTTCCAGACGACACGTTGAAATACGCGATTTTCGTCATATTTTCATTTCCGGTTTATACGCGCTTATCATTTTTATATTGATATTTCTTCAACCGGACTTTGGATCTTCAATAATTATTCTCGCTATCTGGTTCGGTATGGTTTTGGTCTCCGGGATATCGAAAAAACATATTGCAATTTTGTTTGGGGTAGGGGCTGTCGCTTTTATAGGGCTATGGACTTTTGTGCTTGACGACTTTCAAAAAGAGAGAGTTGAATCTTTCCTTCACCCGTATGCTGATATTTCCGGTGATGGATATAACGCTTACCAATCCGCTATCGCTGTCGGTTCCGGGGAATTGACGGGTAAGGGAATCGGCTATGGTACTCAGTCACGTCTGCAATTTTTACCCGAATACGAATCGGACTTCATTTTCGCGGCATTTACTGAGGAATGGGGTTATATCGGTGCTTTGATACTGTTCTTTTTCTTTGGGGTTGTTATTTGGCGAATTTTTGTTAACGCAAAGGAGGGGGCGACTAATTTTGAAACGTTTTTTGCCGTAGGTTTGGCTACGATGTTCATTGCGCACTTTACTGTCCACGTAGGAACGAATATCGGAATGCTTCCTGTTACGGGATTGACTATGCCATTTATGAGTTATGGCGGTTCTCATCTTCTCACTGAATTTTTGGGCTTGGGGATCTTGATGAGTATGCGCCAATATAGGCGGGAGTCAAAAGAAGTCATAAGTCAGCCCGATCTTTTGGAGGAGTAA